In Bacillota bacterium, a genomic segment contains:
- the dnaN gene encoding DNA polymerase III subunit beta, whose translation MRFECRRDDLVSGVQTVQKAVSARTTLPILSGILLEGRDGKLRCVGTDLELSIETYITAQVGEMGSLLLPARYISDISRKLPEDHAVVEASETYIATVSSGRAVFKINGMDPSEYPIFPVIDEGVRFGINGGILKNLIRYTSFAAALEETRAFLTGVLFDVAPKGINMVATDTFRLAMKREQYNMELEGERRVIVPARALNEVMRLIRENDEIVEVSLGENQIAFKFGETTIVSRLIEGQFPNYAQVIPKGFKTRLLVETDKLLAAVERASLVGKDEFGTVKLAVSNDTLMIRANSPDVGQAFEEIAASREGEDGEIALRSKYLTDVLKVIDGERIYIELTGAISPACFREEKSDDYIYLIMPVTNIV comes from the coding sequence ATGAGGTTTGAGTGCCGCAGGGATGACCTTGTATCAGGGGTCCAGACGGTTCAGAAGGCCGTGTCTGCCAGGACGACGCTACCAATACTTTCAGGGATTCTCCTTGAAGGGAGGGACGGCAAACTCAGGTGCGTGGGGACTGATCTTGAATTGAGCATTGAGACCTACATTACAGCTCAGGTAGGGGAAATGGGAAGCCTTCTTTTACCTGCTCGTTATATTTCGGATATATCGCGGAAGCTCCCTGAGGATCATGCGGTAGTAGAAGCTTCAGAAACTTATATCGCAACGGTAAGCTCGGGGAGGGCGGTATTTAAAATTAACGGGATGGATCCCTCCGAGTATCCCATATTCCCCGTTATTGATGAAGGGGTGAGGTTCGGCATCAATGGTGGGATTCTCAAAAACCTCATAAGGTACACATCTTTTGCCGCGGCTCTCGAGGAGACGCGGGCCTTTCTTACAGGTGTTCTTTTTGATGTAGCCCCAAAGGGTATAAACATGGTCGCGACCGATACGTTTAGGCTGGCGATGAAGCGTGAACAATACAATATGGAGCTCGAGGGGGAGAGAAGAGTTATTGTACCAGCAAGGGCCTTAAATGAGGTTATGCGCTTGATAAGGGAGAATGATGAGATTGTAGAGGTCTCGCTGGGTGAAAACCAGATAGCCTTTAAGTTTGGTGAGACTACCATAGTGTCGAGGCTTATAGAAGGACAGTTCCCAAATTATGCCCAGGTAATACCGAAGGGTTTCAAGACGAGGCTGCTTGTGGAGACCGACAAACTCCTAGCCGCTGTTGAAAGGGCATCGCTTGTTGGAAAGGACGAATTTGGAACTGTGAAGCTTGCGGTGAGCAACGATACGCTTATGATAAGGGCGAATTCCCCCGATGTTGGGCAGGCCTTTGAAGAGATAGCTGCGTCGAGAGAGGGGGAGGATGGAGAGATAGCCCTGCGCTCCAAGTATCTTACTGATGTGCTAAAGGTGATCGACGGAGAGAGAATATATATAGAGCTTACAGGGGCTATCAGCCCTGCATGTTTTAGGGAAGAAAAGTCTGATGATTATATATATCTTATAATGCCTGTTACAAATATTGTGTAG
- a CDS encoding RNA-binding S4 domain-containing protein, translating into MREVEIHTNNIKLDQFLKWACVAFTGGEAKRMVARGIVRVNGAIEQRRGRTLVPGDVVDVDGFGSFRLADRARP; encoded by the coding sequence ATGAGGGAAGTTGAGATTCACACTAATAATATAAAGCTCGACCAGTTTCTGAAATGGGCGTGCGTCGCCTTTACAGGCGGGGAGGCCAAGCGCATGGTGGCCCGCGGCATCGTAAGGGTAAACGGTGCCATTGAGCAGAGGCGGGGTAGGACACTGGTGCCCGGCGATGTAGTCGACGTAGATGGATTTGGTTCCTTTCGCCTCGCGGACCGTGCCAGGCCTTGA